TCTGTCTCATTGACCGCTGCTGTGGACTCTCTGAAGGGTCTCActactcaagtgtgtgtgtgtgtgtgtgtgtgtgtgtgtgtgtgtgtgtgtgtgtgtgtgtgtgtgtatatgtgtgtgtctcactgacCGCTGCTGCGGACTCTCTGAAGGGTCTCACTACTACAAGTGAATAATCTCATCGTTTTACAGCGGGAACACCGGGCACCTCCCGTTCAGATGAGGTCATCCTTGGTTAGGTTATGTGTACGCTGTGAGCCAGGCTacaatgacgtgtgtgtgtgtgtgtgtgtgtgtgtgtgtgtgtgtgtgtgtgtgtgggtacgctGTAAGCCAGGCTAcaatgacatgtgtgtgtgtgtgtgtgtgtgggtacgctGTGAGCCAGGCTacaatgacgtgtgtgtgtgtgtgtgtgtgggtacgctGTTAGGCAGGCTACAatgacatgtgtgtgcgtgtgtgtgtgtgtgggtgtgtgggtacgCTGTGAGGCAGGCTacaatgacgtgtgtgtgtgtgtgtgtgtgtgtgtgtgtgtgtgtgtgtgtgtgtgtgtgtgtgtgtgtgtgtgtgtgtggtgtgggtgtgtgtgtgtgtgtgtgtgtgtgtgtgtgagagtgtgtgagagtgtgtgagagtgtgtgtgtgtgtgtgtgtgtgccttaggCCTATACAAGAACTCTTATTGGGCGACGGAAGCGTGGCCCTGTGTGGGTGCAGTTCTCGTGTCCCCCACTAGATAGAAGCGCAGAGTAAATGGTGACAGCAGGATCCATACAGGGTCTGAGACTGGAACGTCAACAGAGGGCCTGTGTTTTAGAGACTCTTGTGAAGGAACTctagtcaagtgtgtgtgtgtgtgtgtgtgtgtgtgtgtgtgtgtgtgtgagagagagagagtgtgtgtgtgtatgtgtgtgtgtgtgtgtgtgtgtgtgagagagagagagagagtgtgtgtgtgtgtgtgagagagagagtgtgtgtgtgtgtgtgtgtgtatgtgtgtgaaagagtgtgtgtgtgtgtatgtgtgtgtgtgtgtgtgtgtgtgtgtgtgagagagagagtgtgtgtgtgtgtgtgcgggtgtgagagagagagtgtgtgtgtgtgtgtgtatgtgtgtgtgtgtgagagagagatagggagaaagaatgagagagagagacagaatgtttACGTGTGTCCACAAGAACTctagtcaagtgtgtgtgtgtgtgtgtgtgagaacgagagagagagacagaatgtttACGTGGACTATTTTCAGTTTGTCTCCACTGTTGCTGTAACATGTAGTTGCATTGGGTCATGTTTTGAATGTGCGCAAGAGCTGTGTGTTACGTCTCTATGTGtaagagcatttgtgtgtgtatgtttgtcagtgtgtgtgagtgtgtgtgtgagagagagagagtgtgtgtgtacatgcttaggtggtgtgtgtgtgtgagagagagagtgtgtgtgtgtttgtgtgtgtgtgtgagagagagagtgtgtgtgtttgtgtgtgtgcattcatgtttaGGTGGTTGGgctggacttgtgtgtgtggtctctatGTGCTTATTTTTGTAATGTTGATATTTTGcactgatagggtgtgtgtgagagagagtgtgtgtgtgtgtatgtgtgtgtgtgtgagagagagagagagtgtgtgtgtgtgtgtgtgtgtgtgtgtgtgtgtgtgtgtgtgtgtgtgtgtgtgtgtgtgtgtgtggtctctatGTGCTTATATTTGTAATGTTGATATTTTGCActaatagggtgtgtgtgagagagagtgtgtgtgtgtgtgtgtgtgtgtgtgagagagagagagagtgtgtgtgtgtgtgtgtgtgtgtgtgtgtgtgtgtgtgtgtgtgtgtgtgtgtgtgtgtggtggtctctatgtgtttatatttgtaatGTTGATATTTTGcactgatagggtgtgtgtgagagagagagtgtgtgtaggtgtgtgtgtaggtgtgtgtgtgtgtgtgtgtgtgtgtggtgtgtgtgtgtgtgtgtgtgtgtgtggtctctatgtgttcatatttgtaaTGTTGTTATGTTCCACTGATAGGGTGTGTGAGATATGCGAGTATTTCCTTGTTTGCTAGTATGATGTGTATCGTTAAACCCCGCTGGTCTTAAGCCACCAGAACAAGACTAGCCTCTGACCTAGAtcagatagatggacagagagagagagagataaagagaatgtgtgtgtgtgtgtttgtgtgtgtgagagagagagagagagagagagagattgtgtgtgtgtgtgtgtgtgtgtgtgtgtgtgcgagagagaggaagagagaaagagagattgtgtgggtgtgagagaaacaaatacattaaaaagagagagaagcaaacaaaggaagagaaatgagatgaaatggctgcatgtctccacacacacacacacacacacataaatcagaacagacacacacacatacacacacacacacacacacacacacacacatagatcagaacagacacacacacacacacacacacacacacacacacacacacacatagatcagaacagacacacacacacacacacacacacacacgcatagagcAGAACAGTCCTGAGACAGAACACAtgtcacacatgtgtgtgtgtgagtgtgtgtgtgtgtgtctgtctctgtgtgtgtgtgtgtgtgtaagtatgtctgtgtgtgtatgtgtgtgtgtgtgtatgtgtgtgtgtgtgtgtgtgtgtgtgcgtgagtgcgtgagtgcgtgtgtgggagagagaaaaaagaaaaggacataaattaaaaaagaaagaaggaagaaggaaactAACTGcatttagcagtgtgtgtgtgtgtgtgtgtgtgtgtgtgtgtgtgtgtgtgttgacgcaGAGCAGCTGGTTTTACAGAGTAAACACTGAGAGACTACTGAAAATCTCAGCGCACTAAGAAATTCCTAAAACTACTTTTGGCAGGATTATTTACCCAGAACTCCTTGCATTAGGAAGGAGTCATGCCAATTCAGCAGTTCacagatgaagaagagagagagagagagagagagagaaagagagagagagagagagagaaagagagagagagagagagagagaatgaaagggtaGATGAACAGATagatgagaaagaaaaagatgtcCAACAGGTTTCTACCTCCCAGTCCCATTCTCGGTTCACATTCCAACCcgataaatgtgtttgtgtgtgtgtgtgtgtgtgtgtgtgtgtgtgtgtgtgtgtgtgtgtgtgtgtgtgtgtgtgtgtgtgagtgtgtgtgtgtttgtgtgagggtgtgtgtgtgtgtgtgtgtgtgtgtgtgtgtgtgtgtgtgtgtgtgtgtgtgtgtgtgtgtgtgtgtgtgtgtgtgagtgtgtgtgtgtttgtgtgagggtgtgtgtgtgtgtgtgtgtgtgtgtgtgtgtgtgtgtgagtgtgtgtgtgtttgtgtgagggtgtgtgtgtgtgtgtgtggtgtgtgtgtgtgtgagtgtggtgtgtgtgtgtgtgtgagtgtgtgtgtgtgtgtgtgagtgtgtgtgtgttttgtgtgagggtgtgtgtgtgtgtgtgtgtgtgtgtgtttgtgtgagggtgtgtgtgtgtgtgtgtgtgtgtgtgtgtgtgagtgtgtgtgagtgtgtgtgtgtgtgtgtgtgtgtgtgtgtgagggtgtgtgtgtgtgtgtgtgtgtgtgtgtgtgtgtgagtgtgtgtgagtgtgtgtgtgtgtgagggtgtgtttgtgtgagggtgtgtgtgtgcgcgtacctGAACGCTGTGTTTTACCTGCTGTTTACCAAGACAACCGGAAATCCAAATATGGTAATGGAAGTGTCCATGGTGACTTAGAAAATGAAGTTTGAAAAAgagtttgtggtttgtgtgtatcttgtgcgtgtgtgtatcttgtgtgtgtgtgtgtcgtgtatgtgtgtgtatcttgtgtgtgtgtgtatcttgtgcgtgtgtgtatcttgtgtgtgtgtgtatcttgtgcgtgtgtgtatcttgtgtgtgtgtgtatcgtgtgtgtgtgtgtatcttgtgtgtgtgtgtatcttatgtgtgtatgtgtatcttgtgtgtgtgtgtgtgtgtgtgtgtgtgtgtgtgtgtgtgtgtgtgtatcttgtgtgtgtaggcctatctTGTCTTGTCATGTTTAATCTAgtttatttgtgaatgtgtgtgtgtgtgtgtgtgcgtgcatgtgagtgtgatgaTCCCCGCAGCCCTTTCAACACAAGACAGGGCTCAGAGAGCCATACCATCAAGGccttgtgtgtctatgtgtgggtgtgtgtgtgtgtgtgtgtgcgtgtgtgtgtgtgtgtgtgtgtgcatgtgagtgtgtgtgtgtgtgtgtgtgtgtgtgtgtgtgtgcgtgtgcgtgcatgtgagtgtgtgtgtgtgtgtgtgtgtgtgtgtgtgcatgtatgtctgaTGTGCTTTTTGTGCTGTTTATCATGTTATCGAATGTTTTCATGTCAGGATTTCTGGAAATCAAAATATGGTGCTGTGGGTTTTCACGGtgagacagaaaatgaaaaggtttgtctgtgtatgtgttttgttgagATTCTTTGATCTTCCTCGTGAATCGAAATAAAgcaaatgtctctctctctctctctctctctctctgtgtgtgtgtgtgtgtgtgtggtttgtgtcagtgagtttgaaggagagagacaaaacaaagaaagaaagaaagagacctGACCCCttagttagagtgtgtgtgagtgtgtatatgtgtgtgtgtgcatgtgagtgtgtgagtgtgtgtgtgtgagtgtgtatatgtgtgtgtgtgcatgtgagtgtgtgtgtgtgtgtgtgtgagtgtgtgtgtgtgtgtgtgtatgactgcgaAGGCATGTTGTGGATCAGGTAGCTAGTGAGGCGTCAGGGTAACAGGTTAGCcacggcccacacacacacacacacacacacacacacacacacacacacacagacacacacacacacacacacacacacacacacaccacacacagacacacagacacacacacacacacacacacacacagatacacacacacacacccagacacacacagacacacagacacagacatacacacagacacacacacacacacacacacagggtaaccGGTTAGCCACAGAGATGATCTTAgctcggcgcacacacacacacacagacacagacacagacacagacacagacacagacacagacacagacacagacacagacacagacacagacacacacacacacacacacacacacagagacacacacagacacacacacacacacaggttagcaGGTTAGCCACAGAGATGATCTTAgctcggcgcacacacacacagacacacacacagacacacacacagacacacacacacacacacacacacacacacacacacacacagggtaacaGGTTAGCCACAGAGATAATCTTAGCTCGGCGCTTCCCCACTCACTCTCCTGGTTTGTTTAGCTGTGGGGAAAACGCTGAGGTCAGCAGTGTTCTCAGCTCACCCTGTCACAGAGACCCTGacgatgattgtgtgtgtgtgtgtgtgtgtgtgtgtgtgtgtgtgtgtgtgtgtgtgtgtgtgtgtgtgtgtgtgtgtgtgtgtgtgtgtgtgtgtgtgtgcatgtgagtgtgatgaTCCCGTTCAACACAAGACAGGGCTCAGAGAGCCATACCATcaaggccttgtgtgtgtgtgtgtgcgtgtgtgtgtgtctctgtgtgtgtgtgtgtgtgtgtgtctgtgtgtgtgtctgtgtgtgtgtgtctgtgtgtgtgtgtgtatgtgtgtgtgtgtgtgcgtgtgtgtgtgtctgtgtgtgtctctctctgtgtgtgtgtatgtggcctTGTGTAAACAGCTTAATTttcctttctttatttctagactactcttgtgttgtttttgtagaaaacaattattattattattattattattattatatacagcATTCAACTTTTAGGCACTTCAGCTATATATATTGATATTTGGCTTGTATGTTGGTAGGACAAATAAGAGTAACAATGTTTTACTTGTATCAAAATATTTGAACGTTTAAACATTTGAACATCAACTTTTAATTTTGTTAAAACAAATGTTTCCTTTACAAGCGAATACGAACTATTACATCAACGATGTCTTCATATTAAAGGAATGTATGCAAGGCATCTTGCTGAATAACTAAGGAAGAATCAGCGCACAGAAATGTATTCTACGCCAAAAATGCACTTCTCCGAGGTTACTAGCGGTTATGGCTGCAGTTGGCAGAACAAATACATTGATTGGTCAACATCTCTTTAGTCCCGCCCAAATAAAGACGGTAGAGCCTCTGATTGGACGTTCTCGTCATCGCTGCTGTGGGCCGATGGCATCCACATTAATATGCATCCGCCACACCCTATCGCTCATCGAAACAGAACGTAAGTTACTGGAAGATTTCAATTCGCCTTTATGGTTTGCATATttgatgtaacacacacacacgaccggAACATCTAAACCGACCCATTGTATAAGCGAGCCAAGAGTTTGGTGCACAAAGGACGCGCGTGAACTTGGTAAGCAACACTACTGTTTTGTGAGAGTAAAATATGGGTCATTTCATGCAGTCATTGCGGTATGAAGGCAAACCCCCACATTAAAACCTAAAAGAGCTGTACGTTTCTTGCTGACATTTGCGCTTGATTCAGCAGCCGGGCATTCTTTCTGTGTTGTGCAGGTTTTGAGTCTATTCTTCACCCGCTGGTGTGGCTCAGAGGGACGTGTTCGGAGTCTCGGTCTCGGCGTTCGTGTGCCATCCCTGGAATCCGGTTTTTTACCCGCAGGACAAAGCAACCTGGACCAACAGGTTACAGTCACGCCTTCCTTGCCTCGAAACCACCTGGACTATAAAGGCAGCGTGAGAGACACAGGTAGTCAGCACAAGGCGAAGACTAACACGGGAGGAAAGAGCACGAGACTCCCCTAAACGAAGCGAATACTCTGCACATCTGAAACTTGAGCCTGACAGGACGAGAGTAACTTTACCCATCGAATTTCTGCTAAACTTGAATacgtttacttttatttttctgCCACGTTTGAGAACGACACACAGTCGGTCAAAATGATGCAAATGGTCGAAACCTACACGCAGAAGAACTCTCTGCTGAACGCCATGAATGGCTTCATCGGCGCCGTGAACAACATGGACCAGACGGTGATGGTTCCCAGCCTGCTACGCGACGTGCCGCTGGAGCAcgagaaggagcaggaggagcgcTCAACCGGGAACTACCTGCGGGACGCCGAGGTGGACATGTTCGGCTACTACACGCAGCTCAAGGCCATCCGCAACGACATCCAGTGGGGAGCCCTGGGCCGCGCCGAGGAGATGCGACgcaaggagaaggagagcctGGCACAAGAAGCCACACGCGCCAATGACAACGAGGCCAGCGAGGAGGATGTGGACCTGGAGCAGCTGTTCCGATTCCACCTGAAGGGCCTGCACGGGGTGCTGTCGAAGCTCACACACCAGGCCAACGATCTCACCCACCGCTACAAGCAGGAGATTGGCATCGCGGGCTGGGGCCAGTgagaagacacacaccctcGCGTGCGTACACACTTCTACCTGCTGCTTGAACGTTCGACCATGACACTTCCGCATAGCACAACGCGGAGATGAGTCGAActttattttgtaaaaaaaactaagaCGTTTCGCAACGAGTTcacaaagaaagaagagaacgagagaagaaTGAAAGACTGTTTCCAGTTCTACTCCTCCACCCTGCGTCACGATGTGACAATTGGAGCACTGTTCTCCGGGAACTCGGTGACTCCTCAAACCGCTTATGATTTGCACTGATTCCGTTGATTTCCGCTTGACAGACGACAAGCCATGGCTTATAGATAATATTTATTCATATTGataatgtattatgtatgtttgaagacttttgaaatatttttaaaatatttcttttggaGTTAGTGTGCGGAAGACTAATGTCGAATGATGCTCTAACTATGATTTAACTGacaggcgtgagtgtgtgtttatgttattaGTGTACACTACAAGAGTGtcagagtatgtctgtgtgcacttACATGTGCTGCAGTATCTGTGTAACTGTCCGACCTCTAAACACTTCACCAATCCTGTTATGTGTAACCAATGCTCCTTTCTCTAACCATGGAAGACTTTGTAACTACTGAAGTCAGTGAATGATcacatttgtgaatgtgtgtgtgtgtgtgtgtgtgtgtgtgtgtgtgtgtgtgtgtgtgtgtgtgtgtgtgtgtgtgtgtgtgtgtgtgtgtgtgatgtgtacgGGGATGTTCAGTGATGGCTAGTGTGTTTACATCAGCCTGTGATCTGACCCTGTGAGAGTCTATGACCTGGAACCCTCTGAGAAGCCTTTAGAACCCTCTAGAACCATGATGAGACCCACGAGACTCTAACATCACCAGTAACTTGTATGTCAAATATTGTTGATGCTGTTTGTAAATAATTTTTTCCTATGTTGTTTTTCACTGTAAATAAAAGTTTGTGAAAACAGATAACATCTTTGCTGACTATTTCTTATGGGCAATATTAGGGTTTCTAATTTGTTCTAAGATGTTCTTTAGAAAGATATAAGCCAGTATAAAACCTCAGGCATTTAGAACCAAAGGGGAACCTACTGTAACAGAAGTATCACATGTTAATCAGATCAAatatggtgctgtgtgtgtgtgggcacgcaCATGCTCAGAccagagagaaacaggcagTCTCTAGTCTAAATGGATTTATTGGCATTAAAGACTTGACCATAGAGTTAACCAAAGCTGCTCTGTTGTGACCGTCCTGCAGCGCTGCATCATCAGGCTAATCAATGATCCTTGAGTAGATGAGGCTACACTCATTAGaccagcgtttctcaaagtgtggggcgcagagacgtgacaggtggggccgaatggacgcgatgaacgggagattttttttttacccctgatCTATGGCAATGCTTTCACGCGCCAGGTAGCGAGCGTCTTGCTCCTTTATTTATGTCAGGTGAAAAtgtatgagtgaaacaataatacacaagaaacggaaaatacttagaaggtatcttaactaaacactgcacgttactattagattcattacaccaagaatcataccaacaacagattacagcacagctgtctaataagtgctaacgttagccaccaacggagttatgaatgaatggtgtgctaacggtcacatattagaacgtatctaaatgaataataattacattttacgtttcaacgaactaacacagttcatagaatttaaagataggtcacttaaacatatttatcacagtgtgagacagcgaaaaaacgtagtcattgttttcgagggtgtgCGGGAAAGTATAATtgaatagaggcttactagatatgtgcgttactaactgtcacagttgttcctTATCCCACGAGTATGATGTCAGAGTAAAAGtcagtcaacagaaagaaatacacaactgtgtgcgtgtagggatggattaccgcccatgagctcaggggggccctaaaccagagcctctgcgtgaagtcgctgttattaacttagcttgctgtcaattgtttttagactttgtatttgttagtatcagaggtggcttaaatatatctcttatttgtggttggaagcggtgtattttgttacacgtcctgacccatggtttcataatccgtccatgtgtgcgtgtccataacaacaatacactacaacatgaaacatgaaatcactccaagcaatatacatttgctgacctaaataagatgatATTTGTTaatacttgaggttatttcaataattgactaTTTTAAGCTCGGCCTaacattttatgggagcgatgagggacaggtggggcttgaaaaggctcccttgttcaaagtggggaatcacagaaaaagtttgagaacctcTGCATTAGACTGATCCTGGAGTAGGCTACACTCATTAGACTGGAGTAGGCTACACTCATTAGACTGGAGTAGGCTACACTCATTAGACTGGAGTAGGCTACACTCATTAGACTGGAGTAGGCTACACTCATTAGACTGGAGTAGACTACACTCATTAGACTGGAGTAGACTACACTCATTAGACTGGAGTAGGCTACACTCATTAGACTGACCCTGGAGTAGGCTACACTCATTAGACTGACCCTGGAGAAGGCTACACTCATTAGGGGAATCATAGTCAGTGCTGTTGATCAAAGTGTCTACTGTAAACACGAGAGCTGTCCTAACTGATTCCCTGCACCAGGCCCAGCCCCATTCAGTCGCAGCATCAGATCAAATGAAGTGTGGTGGTCAGTATAGCTAGGCTAACAGGCTAAACAGAGTATAGTTGAAGTGTGGTGGTAAGTATAGCAAGGCTAACAGGCTAAACAGAGTATAGTTGAAGTGTGGTGGTCAGTGTAGCTAGGCTAACAGGCTAAACAGAGTATAGTTGAAGTGTGGTGGTCAGTGTAGCTAGGCTAACAGGCTAAACAGAGTATAGTTGAAGTGTGGTGGTCAGTGTAGCTAGGCTAACAGGCTAAACAGAGTATAGTTGAAAAGTCAATGGGTGGGATTCTTTATGCCTCTAGTAGGCCTGTTATTGTCATCACcgataataattaagacctttgtcaggtttttaatggcacacacgacacactggaacacacacgtgcatatatggaggcgacacaggacacacacacacacacacacacacgcaggtaggcctgaggtcgcggttaatttattttctgcttttttcccatcctggaccgtccttcctcaaggacccgccaggagcagtgggcagcttgtagcgcccggggaccaagtgaagtgaactgtccatctttggtcagggatggacatgtgttctgttattttgcatgttttttctgtgggGATGTCAGTTATATTCCATTAGAGATGTCTTATTGTTCTATTATTCTAGTTCTATTCCATTAGAAATGTCTTATTGTTATATTATTCTATTATTCTAGTTCTATTCCATTAGAAATGTCTTATTGCTATATTATTCTAGTTGTATTCCATTAGAAATGTCTTCTTGTTATATTATTCTAGTTCTATTCCATTAGAGATGTCTTATTGTCCTATTATTCTAGTTCTATTCCATTAGAGATGtcttattgttttattattctAGTTCTATTCCATTAGAGATGTCTTATTGTTCTATTATTCTAGTTCTTCCCTGTTTATGAGCTGCCAATAGGCCTGTGTTTTAGACTGTATTGTTTTggattgtattgtgtgtgtgtgtgtgtgtgtgtgtgtgtgtgttgtgtgtgtgtgtgtgtgtgtgtgtgtgtgtgtgtgtgtgtgtgtgtgtgtgtggtgtgtgtgtgtgtgtgagtgtgtttgtgtgttctctggACCTGAGCTCCATCTGTTATGGTTTGACTCTGAGTTCCTATAGATAAgaagtggtgtatgtgtgtttggttgtgtgtgtgttcgtgtgtgtgtgtgtgtgagagtgtcatgTGTTGTTATTCTGCAGAGAAACTGCAGCCGTACATTAGCAATGATTACAGTGTATGGTCTTAGATaggaagtgatgtgtgtgtgtgtgtgtgtgtgtgtgtgtgtatatgttgtgtgtgtgtgtgtgtgtgtgtgtgtgtgtgtgtgtgtgtgtgtgtgtgagagtcttaTGTGTTGTTATTCTGCAGAGAAAATGCCTGTTATTGTCATCACCGATGTCATTTATATTCCATTAGAGATGTCTTATTGTTCTATTAATCTAGTTCTATTCCATTAGAGATGTCTTATTGTTCTATTAATCTAGTTCTATTCCATTAGAAATGTCTTATTGTTCTATTATTCTAGTTCTATTCCATTAGAGATGtcttattgttttattattctAGTTCTATTCCATTAGAGATGTCTTATTGTTCTATTATTCTAGTTCTATTCCATTAGAGATGTCTTATTGTTCTATTATTCTAGTTCTATTCCATTAGAGATGtcttattgttttattattctAGTTCTATTCCATTAGAGATGTCTTATTGTCCTATTATTCTAGTTCTTCCCTGTTTATGAGCTGCCAATAGGCCTGTGTTTTAG
This is a stretch of genomic DNA from Clupea harengus unplaced genomic scaffold, Ch_v2.0.2, whole genome shotgun sequence. It encodes these proteins:
- the mid1ip1a gene encoding mid1-interacting protein 1A, producing the protein MMQMVETYTQKNSLLNAMNGFIGAVNNMDQTVMVPSLLRDVPLEHEKEQEERSTGNYLRDAEVDMFGYYTQLKAIRNDIQWGALGRAEEMRRKEKESLAQEATRANDNEASEEDVDLEQLFRFHLKGLHGVLSKLTHQANDLTHRYKQEIGIAGWGQ